In one Alnus glutinosa chromosome 14, dhAlnGlut1.1, whole genome shotgun sequence genomic region, the following are encoded:
- the LOC133856909 gene encoding uncharacterized protein LOC133856909, whose protein sequence is MDPEIAKTQEERRRMEQQLASLTSVTFDTDLYGGNDRDAYVTSIPVNEDEESLDAMDNEVARKLASYTAPKSLLKEMPRGGADDDHEDLLGFKKPQRIIDREDDYRKRRLNRVISPERHDAFAAGEKTPDPSVRTYADIMREEALKKEKEETLKRIAKKKEEEAAAKETKAAEDKAPKRRNRWDQSQDHGGDAAAKKAKTTSDWDLPEDTTPGRWDATPTPGRLGDATPSASAGRRNRWDETPTPGRLADATPAGGATPGATPAGMTWDATPKLSGLATPTPKRQRSRWDETPATMDSATPMEGATPTAAAASFTPGITPVGGVDLATPTPGAINLRGSITPEQYNLLRWEKDIEDRNRPLTDEELDAMFPQEGYKILEPPASYVPIRTPARKLLATPTPMGTPLYSIPEENRGQQFDVPKEVPGGLPFMKPEDYQYFGALLNEEDEEELSAEAQKERKIMKLLLKVKNGTPPQRKTALRQLTDKAREFGAGPLFNRILPLLMQPTLEDQERHLLVKVIDRVLYKLDELVRPYVHKILVVIEPLLIDEDYYARVEGREIISNLSKAAGLATMIAAMRPDIDNIDEYVRNTTARAFSVVASALGIPALLPFLKAVCESKKSWQARHTGIKIVQQIAILIGCAVLPHLRSLVEIIEHGLLDENQKVRTITALSLAALAEAAAPYGIESFDSVLKPLWKGIRSHRGKVLAAFLKAIGFVIPLMDALYASYYTKEVMVILIREFQSPDEEMKKIVLKVVKQCVSTEGVEADYIRNDVLPEFFRNFWVRRMALDRRNYRQLVETTVEMANKVGVADIVGRIVEDLKDESEPYRRMVMETIEKVVVNLGASDIDARLEELLIDGILYAFQEQTSDDANVMLNGFGAVVNSLGQRVKPYLPQICGTIKWRLNNKSAKVRQQAADLISRIAVVMKQCQEEQLMGHLGVVLYEYLGEEYPEVLGSILGALKAIVNVIGMTKMTPPIKDLLPRLTPILKNRHEKVQENCIDLVGRIADRGAEFVPAREWMRICFELLEMLKAHKKGIRRATVNTFGYIAKAIGPQDVLATLLNNLKVQERQNRVCTTVAIAIVAETCSPFTVLPALMNEYRVPELNVQNGVLKSLSFLFEYIGEMGKDYIYAVTPLLEDALMDRDLVHRQTAASAVKHMALGVAGLGCEDALIHLLNYVWPNIFETSPHVINAVMEAIEGMRVALGAAIVLNYCLQGLFHPARKVREVYWKIYNSLYIGAQDALVAAYPLLEDEHNNVYSRPELTMFV, encoded by the coding sequence ATGGACCCGGAGATCGCCAAGACCCAGGAAGAGCGGAGGCGCATGGAGCAGCAACTGGCGTCTTTGACCTCCGTCACCTTCGACACTGACCTATACGGCGGCAACGACCGCGACGCCTACGTCACGTCCATACCCGTCAATGAGGACGAAGAGAGCCTTGACGCCATGGACAACGAGGTCGCCCGCAAGCTCGCCTCCTACACCGCTCCCAAGTCTCTCCTCAAGGAAATGCCTCGGGGAGGAGCCGACGACGACCACGAGGATCTTCTGGGGTTCAAGAAGCCCCAGCGCATCATCGACCGCGAGGACGACTACCGCAAGAGGAGGCTCAACCGCGTGATCTCTCCCGAGAGGCACGACGCCTTCGCCGCCGGGGAGAAGACGCCGGACCCATCGGTAAGAACCTACGCCGACATCATGAGGGAGGAGGCGCTcaagaaggagaaggaggagACTCTCAAGAGGATCGCCaagaagaaggaggaagagGCCGCCGctaaggagaccaaggctgctGAAGATAAGGCTCCCAAGAGAAGGAATCGCTGGGACCAGTCCCAGGACCATGGGGGGGACGCTGCGGCCAAGAAGGCCAAGACAACGTCGGATTGGGACTTGCCGGAGGATACGACCCCTGGGCGGTGGGATGCGACTCCGACTCCTGGAAGATTGGGCGATGCAACACCATCTGCGTCTGCAGGAAGGAGGAATCGCTGGGACGAGACACCAACGCCTGGGAGATTGGCCGATGCCACCCCGGCCGGTGGGGCTACTCCGGGAGCTACCCCGGCGGGGATGACTTGGGATGCCACGCCAAAGCTTTCAGGCCTCGCCACGCCCACTCCGAAACGGCAGAGGTCGAGGTGGGATGAGACGCCCGCCACGATGGACAGCGCGACCCCAATGGAGGGTGCAACGCCTACGGCTGCAGCGGCGTCGTTCACGCCTGGGATTACTCCCGTGGGCGGAGTAGATCTGGCGACCCCGACGCCGGGGGCAATCAATCTGCGTGGCTCCATCACCCCGGAGCAGTACAATTTGCTGAGGTGGGAGAAGGATATCGAGGACAGGAACCGGCCTTTGACCGATGAGGAGCTGGATGCCATGTTTCCACAAGAGGGTTATAAGATTTTGGAGCCTCCGGCATCGTATGTGCCTATTAGGACTCCGGCGAGGAAGCTGCTCGCGACGCCCACTCCAATGGGTACGCCACTGTACTCAATTCCCGAAGAGAATCGCGGCCAACAGTTTGACGTGCCCAAGGAAGTGCCTGGTGGTTTGCCGTTCATGAAGCCCGAGGACTACCAGTACTTTGGTGCGTTGTTGAATGAGGAGGATGAAGAGGAGTTGTCTGCTGAAGCGCAGAAAGAGCGGAAGATCATGAAGCTCTTGCTTAAGGTCAAGAATGGAACGCCGCCGCAGAGGAAAACGGCGCTGCGGCAGCTTACGGATAAGGCGAGAGAGTTTGGGGCTGGCCCCTTGTTTAACCGGATTCTGCCCTTGCTTATGCAACCCACTTTGGAGGACCAAGAGAGGCATCTATTGGTGAAGGTAATTGATAGGGTGCTTTATAAGTTGGATGAGTTGGTACGCCCGTATGTGCATAAGATTCTAGTGGTGATTGAGCCCTTGTTGATTGATGAGGATTACTATGCGCGTGTTGAAGGGCGAGAGATTATTTCCAATCTTAGTAAAGCTGCTGGCTTGGCCACCATGATTGCTGCTATGAGACCGGATATCGATAACATTGATGAATATGTCAGGAACACGACTGCCAGAGCTTTCAGTGTTGTTGCTTCTGCTCTTGGGATTCCTGCTCTCTTGCCCTTCTTGAAGGCCGTGTGTGAGAGTAAGAAATCATGGCAAGCTCGGCACACTGGAATTAAGATTGTTCAGCAGATTGCTATCTTGATCGGTTGTGCTGTGCTTCCTCATCTCAGGTCTCTTGTGGAGATCATAGAACATGGTCTGCTGGATGAGAATCAGAAGGTGAGGACAATCACCGCATTGTCTCTGGCTGCTCTTGCTGAGGCTGCTGCCCCCTATGGAATTGAGAGCTTTGACTCGGTGTTGAAACCTTTGTGGAAGGGTATCAGGTCACACCGTGGGAAAGTTTTGGCTGCGTTCTTGAAGGCTATCGGCTTTGTCATCCCACTTATGGATGCACTATATGCTAGTTACTATACTAAGGAAGTTATGGTTATTTTGATTCGTGAGTTTCAGTCACCCGATGAGGAAATGAAGAAGATAGTTCTGAAGGTCGTGAAGCAGTGTGTGAGTACGGAGGGTGTGGAGGCTGATTACATTCGCAATGATGTTCTTCCTGAGTTCTTTAGAAACTTCTGGGTCAGGAGGATGGCTTTGGACAGGAGAAACTATAGGCAACTTGTGGAGACAACGGTGGAGATGGCAAACAAAGTTGGTGTTGCTGATATAGTAGGGAGAATTGTtgaggatcttaaagatgagaGTGAGCCTTACAGGCGAATGGTTATGGAAACCATTGAGAAGGTAGTTGTCAACTTGGGTGCATCTGATATTGATGCTCGGTTGGAGGAGCTTCTaattgatggaatcctttatgcCTTCCAAGAGCAGACCAGCGATGATGCCAATGTGATGCTTAATGGGTTTGGTGCGGTTGTGAATTCACTTGGGCAGAGAGTGAAACCGTACCTACCCCAGATTTGTGGTACCATTAAATGGCGATTGAATAACAAGAGCGCAAAGGTGAGACAGCAAGCAGCTGATCTCATATCAAGGATTGCTGTTGTCATGAAGCAGTGCCAAGAGGAACAACTGATGGGTCACCTTGGTGTTGTCTTGTATGAGTATCTGGGAGAAGAGTATCCGGAGGTTCTGGGATCGATCCTGGGAGCTCTTAAGGCAATTGTCAATGTTATTGGTATGACAAAGATGACTCCTCCTATAAAGGATTTGCTTCCTAGGTTGACACCAATTCTGAAGAATAGGCATGAGAAAGTCCAGGAGAACTGCATTGACCTTGTTGGACGAATTGCCGACCGTGGGGCTGAGTTTGTTCCGGCAAGGGAATGGATGAGGATTTGCTTCGAGCTTCTTGAGATGCTTAAAGCCCACAAGAAGGGTATTCGGCGAGCTACGGTGAACACTTTTGGGTATATTGCCAAAGCCATTGGACCACAAGATGTCCTGGCTACCTTGTTGAATAATCTCAAGGTACAGGAGCGGCAGAACCGTGTCTGCACAACTGTGGCCATTGCTATAGTTGCAGAAACCTGTTCTCCCTTTACAGTTCTGCCAGCGTTGATGAATGAGTATCGTGTGCCAGAGCTTAACGTGCAGAATGGTGTCTTGAAAtccctctcttttcttttcgaGTATATTGGTGAAATGGGAAAAGACTACATTTATGCTGTGACCCCGTTGCTTGAGGATGCCCTCATGGATAGGGATTTGGTTCACAGGCAGACTGCGGCTTCTGCTGTAAAGCACATGGCCTTGGGGGTTGCTGGTTTGGGTTGTGAGGATGCTTTAATCCACTTGCTCAACTATGTGTGGCCCAACATTTTTGAGACTTCCCCGCATGTGATAAATGCTGTCATGGAAGCAATTGAAGGAATGAGGGTGGCCTTAGGTGCTGCTATTGTGCTAAACTACTGCCTTCAGGGGCTCTTCCATCCTGCTCGTAAGGTTAGGGAGGTCTACTGGAAGATTTATAACTCACTGTATATTGGAGCACAAGATGCTCTTGTGGCGGCTTATCCTCTGCTGGAAGACGAGCATAACAACGTATACAGTAGGCCTGAGTTAACGATGTTTGTCTGA
- the LOC133856997 gene encoding probable methyltransferase PMT8, with amino-acid sequence MMRGRAHGNQKNQLVIAVVVLVIFCGFLYIYSRKDGSSALAYGTNSLRKFGSSYWGGDDGAGEYEMDGVMLKSIPVCDDRLSELIPCLDRNLIYQTRLKLDLALMEHYERHCPVPERRYNCLIPPPPGYKIPIRWPRSRDEVWKANIPHTHLATEKSDQNWMVVKGEKIAFPGGGTHFHYGADKYIASIANMLKFPKNNLNNGGRIRTVLDVGCGVASFGGYLLSSDIITMSLAPNDVHQNQIQFALERGIPAYLGVLGTKRLPYPSRSFEFAHCSRCRIDWLQRDGILLLELDRLLRPGGYFAYSSPEAYAQDEEDLRIWSEMSALVERMCWKIASKMNQTVIWVKPQTNDCYMERKSGTLPPLCKSDVDPDAVWDVHMEACITPYSDQIHRARGRGLAPWPARLTTPTPRLADFGYSDETFEKDTEVWQRRVENYWNLLGSKIESDTLRNLMDMKANMGSFAAALKNKDVWVMNVVPEDGPNTLKIVYDRGLIGTVHNWCEAFSTYPRTYDLLHAWTIFSDIQRKGCSAEDLLIEMDRILRPKGFIIVRDKRSVVEFIKNYLQMLHWETVATADAVQDSEQDGDDTVLIVQKKIWLTSESLRELE; translated from the exons ATGATGAGGGGAAGAGCTCATGGGAACCAAAAGAATCAGTTGGTTATTGCAGTAGTAGTTTTAGTGATCTTCTGCGgttttctttacatttattcTCGAAAAGATGGTTCATCTGCTTTAGCGTATGGCACAAATTCTTTAAGAAAATTTGGTTCTTCTTATTGGGGTGGGGATGATGGTGCTGGCGAATATGAAATGGATGGTGTTATGCTAAAGAGCATTCCA GTTTGTGATGATCGACTTTCGGAGTTGATTCCTTGCTTAGACAGGAATCTCATATACCAGACAAGGTTGAAGCTGGATCTAGCCCTGATGGAACACTACGAGAGACACTGCCCGGTGCCGGAGAGACGCTATAATTGTTTGATTCCTCCTCCACCAGGGTACAAG ATACCAATCAGATGGCCAAGAAGCAGAGATGAGGTTTGGAAAGCAAATATACCTCATACCCACCTTGCAACTGAGAAGTCTGACCAGAACTGGATGGTCGTCAAAGGTGAAAAGATTGCATTTCCTGGAGGAGGAACTCACTTCCACTATGGAGCTGATAAGTACATTGCATCAATTGCTAAT ATGCTCAagtttccaaaaaataatttaaacaatGGGGGGAGGATCCGGACAGTCCTTGATGTTGGTTGTGGAGTTGCCAGTTTTGGAGGATACCTGCTTTCCTCTGACATTATTACAATGTCATTAGCACCAAATGATGTTCATCAAAACCAAATCCAGTTTGCCTTAGAGAGAGGAATTCCTGCATATCTTGGGGTTTTAGGGACAAAGAGACTCCCTTACCCAAGTAGATCTTTTGAATTTGCGCATTGCTCCCGCTGTAGGATTGATTGGCTTCAAAGGGATGGCATCCTTCTCCTTGAGCTGGATAGGTTACTCAGACCAGGAGGCTATTTTGCTTACTCATCTCCTGAAGCCTATGCACAGGATGAAGAGGACCTGAGAATATGGAGTGAGATGAGTGCCCTTGTGGAACGCATGTGTTGGAAAATAGCTTCTAAAATGAACCAAACTGTTATTTGGGTGAAGCCCCAGACTAATGATTGTTACATGGAAAGAAAGTCTGGTACCCTACCTCCCCTCTGCAAATCCGATGTTGATCCAGATGCTGTGTGGGATGTGCATATGGAAGCTTGCATCACACCTTACTCTGACC AAATCCATAGAGCAAGAGGAAGGGGTTTGGCCCCTTGGCCTGCTCGATTAACGACTCCAACTCCCCGTCTAGCTGATTTTGGCTATTCTGATGAAACGTTTGAAAAGGACACG GAAGTCTGGCAACGAAGAGTTGAAAATTACTGGAATCTTTTGGGCTCGAAGATCGAGTCTGACACCCTTAGGAACTTGATGGACATGAAGGCAAACATGGGTTCATTTGCAGCTGCTCTGAAGAACAAGGATGTCTGGGTTATGAATGTGGTGCCAGAAGATGGACCTAACACTCTTAAGATAGTGTATGACCGAGGCTTGATTGGCACAGTTCACAACTG GTGTGAAGCCTTCTCAACCTACCCACGAACTTATGATCTACTTCATGCTTGGACCATCTTCTCTGATATTCAAAGGAAAGGCTGCAGTGCTGAGGACCTATTGATCGAGATGGACCGGATACTTAGGCCTAAAGGTTTCATCATTGTCCGCGACAAACGATCGGTTGTGGAGTTCATAAAGAATTATCTCCAGATGTTACACTGGGAGACAGTGGCTACAGCTGATGCAGTCCAAGACTCCGAGCAAGACGGGGATGATACAGTGCTCATTGTCCAAAAGAAGATCTGGCTTACAAGTGAGAGCCTCAGGGAGTTGGAATAA